The DNA window acatacacacacacatacacacacatacatacacacacatacatacacacacatacacacatacacacatacacacacacatacacacacacacacacacacatacacacacacacacatacacacacacacacacacatacacacatacacacacacacacacacacacacatacacacacacacatacacacacatacacacatacacacacacgctaacatacacacatgccaacacacacgctaacacacacacacacatacacacacatacatacacacacatcatttgtttctttagtctctctgacagtaaacagtaaaacaagacatgtgaGGACGTCGtctgatccacatttttcaccattttctggatcaatcaactaatcgattaacggaggaaataatcaacagattgattgatgatgacagtaatcattagttgcagccatgttgttttgtttgttaaaataattgtgtgtgtgttcaggctaAACTTCCTGCTCAGACTGAAGTCGTCACCACTGAGGACCTGATGGCTCACCTGggtaagaacacacacacacacacacacagagctgtcagccaatcagctgctgAGTTTACCTGAGTATGATGTAATGGTTGTAAATACTtcctggagaaaaaaataagaacacGATTGTCTGTTGTGgtgaactgtgtttttatttacctgcTCACATGACCTCAGctgtaaaaacatgtaaacaagacaacaaacaaagtgtgtgtttgttctgtaggagagtgtgtgttgtctgttaCACCTCGAGAGAAAGCTGATGGGATGGAGCTGAACTTCcaacaggtacacacacacacacacacacacacacacacctacacacacacacacctacacacacacacacctacacacacctacacacacctacacacacacacctacacacacacacacacctacacacacacacctacacacacacacacacctacacacacacacacctacacacacctacacacacacacctacacacacacacacacctacacacacacacctacacacacacacacacacacacacatacacacacacacatacagaaaccaTAAAGCTCAATGTGgaaattgatttaaatgttctctgtttgactttgtatgtgtgtgtgtctgtgtgtctgtgttggtgtgtgtctgtgtgtctgtgtgtgtgtgtgtgtctgtgtgtctgtgtgtctgtgttggtgtgtgtgtgtgtgtgtgtgtgtgtgtgtcagaacaTGAGTGATGCGATGGCGGTGCTGCCGAAGCTCTCCACAGGTCTGGATGTGAACGTTCGTTTCACCGGTGTGACGGACTTCGAGTACACACCAGAGTGTATCGTGTTTGACCTGCTGAACATCCCGCTGTACCACGGCTGGCTGGTCGACCcgcaggtaacacacacacactaacatacacactaacacacacacacacacgctaacatacacactaacacacacacacgcacgctaACAtacacgctaacacacacacacacacacgctaacatacacactaacacacacacacacactaacatacacactaacacacacacacacacactaacatacacactaacacacacacacacacgctaacatacacgctaacacacacacacacacacgctaacatacacacacgccaacacacacgcttacacagacactaacacacacacacacactaacatacacactaacacacacacacacacgctaatatacacacacgctaacacacacacacgctaacatacacacacgccaacacacacgctaacacacatgctaacacacacacacacacacactaacatacacactaacacacacacacacacgctaatatacacacacgccaacacacacgctaacacacacactaacacacacacacacacactaacatacacgctaacacacacgctaacacacacacacacactaacatacacgctaatatacacacacgctaacacacaTGCTAACATACAcgctaacatacacacacgctaacacacatgctaacacacacacatgctctgttACAGAGATGTATCTGGCTCTTATTAGCATggtgtgaactcgtttggcaggacgttcatttatatgtaaaagttctgcgcTGCAGGtttaactacgactcccaagatgcatttcagcaagaaacatccaatcacagagcttcaaattCTGCTACAGGCTTTTGATAAACCTGATTTTACAGCCTGCAGCTCCTGAACAGCCGACGACCTTCTGACTCACACATCTCATCCTTCCATCTTTCATCCATCCAACAGTTCTATCTCTGATCATagacgtgtgtgtgcgtgtgcgtgcgtgtgtgtgcgtgtgtttgtgcgtgtgtgtgtgtgcgtgtgtgtgtgtatagagtCCAGAGATGGTGGCCGCTGTGGGGAAACTGAGTTACAACCAGCTGGTGGAGAAAATCATCGACTACAAACACTCTGCCGACAGCAGCCGAGTCAGtgaaggtaacacacacacacacacacacacacacatgcacacgcaacCCTCTGAGTGGGAATCCACACAGGAAGTGAGCGGCGTGTGGGCGTGTTCAGCGGCAGACGTTCACTGAACATAAAAAGTTTTCATGTCGGCTGCACAGGATCAAatccagtgtttgtatttattgatgtattgattttatttcctgcCTGCAGTGGAACAACGTAGACACTGTTAATTAGTTCCAAACACACATACGGCAGGACgtctgtgatttaaacagctgcacAGATCACGTTTCACTAAACACCACAGAAACAGACTCGGAGGGTAAAATAACTCAGTTCAGTTTCCTTTAGACGCTTctaaaaacactttctatgtgaaCTGAGTGGTCAGAACAATGAGGATTGATGagtcatgctgtgtgtgtgtgtgtgtgtgtgtgtgtgtgtgtgtgtgtgtgtgtgtgtgtgtgtgtgtgtgtgtgtgtgtgtgtgtgtgtgtgtgtgtgtgaactccAGGTCTGGTGGCGGAACAGTTTCTGGAGTCGACGGCGACGCAGCTGTCGTATCACGGTCTGTGTGAACTCAACACGACGGCTAAAGAAGGAGAAATCTCTGTGTTCTTCAGAAACAACCACTTCAGTACCATGATCAAACACAAggtggagacacacacacacacacacacacacacacacacacacacacacacacacacacacacacacacacacacacacacacagacaggcaacaTCAGAGCAGCCATGAACACAGATTAACACGGTAATgagagctcacacacacacacacacacacacacacacacacacacacacacacatacacacacacacacacacacacacacacatacacacacacacacacacacacacacacactgcagctgctTGTCAGGAAACTCAGATCACATTTTGTAATCAGACAGAAAAGCTTTTTAAAGACTCATTTATTgagaaaatctgagtttaaaacattaaaatcccCAAAACTAGAATAACAACTCTTTGACCAGTAAGTTCAACTTATaataactttgtatttttgactggaaatgactttaaatgcagctcagaGTTTGTTTTGGTGTTAATATCCTGCACAACGTCCATCACTTGTCCTCACTGACAGTGAACTAGCTGCGTGTCATCAGGTGGGCTAGCTGGTGTTAGCGTAGCCGCAGGGCAGCCTGCTCcgtctctgtctgactgataaaaaaaaaaaaagtgttttctggtgttttttaacattgttttgttgcttttgttggACAGTGAagcagtgaagaggcagagagatggTTTGACACGCAACAAAGGTTGTTGTTTGGTTGTCATGGCGCcgcattttgttgtgttttatcaaagtAAATCTGCTGGTAAAGACAGAGAGCTGCACTCTGAGTTCACGTGTCCTCTGAGAACAGACAGAATCATGGAGACGGTTCCCACCAGATAGAAAGATGGTATACAGTCAGTGTTTAATGATCATATCAGCAGATTCACTGCTGCAGAACCGTTTCAGTTtatctccatggaaacactggaggTCATAAGTCCCGTCTCAGAGCGCTTTGTGGCCGGCGCCCTCGCACACTTGACGTGATGACGGTGAACACGTCACAGTTCAGTCCGCGACACAcaacagagtgaaacagataaAACTTCGAGctgctttaaaggtgcagtttgtagaatttagtgtTTTAATTAGAGTATAAATGTTGTGTTCTCGTTAACATAGAATGagtctttatatctacagagcaGAGGAGCCGCCATGTTTGTacggtagcccagaacagacaaaccaaacactgactctagagaggacctttcacAGCCACCGTAGCTCCTCCTACACGGGTGGAaggaggtggggggggagggggggggggggggggggggtcgttGAAGACGCTGACGGCTCCGACCGTGTCTTCGTCTCTGTCAGGGTCACCTGTACCTGCTGGTGACGGATCAGGGCTTCCTGCAGGAGGAGGGTCTGGTCTGGGAGTCTCTCCACAACGTCGAGGGAGACGGAAACTTCTGCGACTCCGACTTCAGACTGTGTCATCCTCCTCAGAGAGCTCCGCCCACCGCCAACCTGCCGCCCACCGCccaggagcagcagagacagatcGACCCGgtgagaccccccccccccccccccccccccgcaggTGTTACTGATGATCCACTGATGGTCTGTTTGTAAGGTGTAACCActgaaatactgtgtgtgtgtgtgtgtgtgtgtcaggactACCTGGTGGCGGTgtccctgcagcagcagcagggcggggccccggggcccctCAGTGACCTGGAGTTGGCCCGACAGCTCCAACAGGAGGAataccagcagcagcagcagcagctccagcagcagcagcagcagcagcagcagggatcACTGCAGGCAGCACAGCAGGTAACAGCTGCTCAACACGTGGTCTGTGGCCCTGCAGGGGCCTCAACAGGGTCGGGGCACTAA is part of the Thunnus albacares chromosome 19, fThuAlb1.1, whole genome shotgun sequence genome and encodes:
- the mindy1 gene encoding ubiquitin carboxyl-terminal hydrolase MINDY-1 — protein: MAESSSEPTAADLLIRRNEEPPSLPAESISKELMVTMTTEGSEVRTEVPSSNGTADSPLPSAVVLKEEAPPTPPESSPPSSENGTMMAATTEEESLSTLLRHIRSEGGAERGGEPGLDVDLEESSSVATAGGSDDQRESTDSASFSIPSLELSDGVTATGNSLDVEDGLSSSYSALGVEGCSPSTEVPSLKEDEALLEAAGGAAAAPVASAAAAAAAATAAAAAAAPEPGPSMPAYYLVKWITWKEKKTPIITQSENGPCPLLAIMNTLFLRWKAKLPAQTEVVTTEDLMAHLGECVLSVTPREKADGMELNFQQNMSDAMAVLPKLSTGLDVNVRFTGVTDFEYTPECIVFDLLNIPLYHGWLVDPQSPEMVAAVGKLSYNQLVEKIIDYKHSADSSRVSEGLVAEQFLESTATQLSYHGLCELNTTAKEGEISVFFRNNHFSTMIKHKGHLYLLVTDQGFLQEEGLVWESLHNVEGDGNFCDSDFRLCHPPQRAPPTANLPPTAQEQQRQIDPDYLVAVSLQQQQGGAPGPLSDLELARQLQQEEYQQQQQQLQQQQQQQQQGSLQAAQQVRGQGSQQGGARRRDKDSDCVLL